agggtatttgATGCTTTTTCTGGTTTCActtgatgctcttttctggctgAGTGTACACAGTGCGAGCCAACACCCATCcatattgaatgaatgaatgaatgaatgaatgaatgaatgaatgaaaaacccACAAAGtctcatatgtatatgtgtatggaagGAGTGGAGGGTAGAGATATGGTATGtgtgatatatgtatgtgtagatgtgagtgagtgtgtgtgtgtgtgtgtgcacctgtggaaTAAAGTGTCTGGGGAAGGTAGGGCACCCCCTCTTCATCTTACATCTTATGTTcaggtctcccactgaacctggagcacactcaGTCAGCTAGGTCAGCTGCTCTGTGAATATCAGGGGTCATTCTGCCTCCAGCTGTCTAGCACTGAGTGACAGACACATGCTGCTGTGTCTTGCACATATGCTAGAGTTGGCACAACCATAGTGGACACTTCATAGACTGGTCCATCTCCCAAGCcccatgctttttgtttttgttctgagacagagtcccctggagcacaggctggctttgaactccctgtgtagccagCATGACCTTaaattctgattctcctgcctccacctgagGACTGAAAGGATGAGCTGTGACATTCTGCCCACCCTCACCATCCCTGAAAGGGACAAAGGTGTGTGTAGGAGCTGTCTGCTCTgtcaatccccccccccaagcctgcctcaGTCACTAATTCAGGAACTTTCTTAAGCAGCCCTTGCGCTATCAAATCTCCATCAGTTTTAAGTACAGGTATTGTGGAAGCAGGCGGTCCTCCATTTATTTAATTAGAGCTTGCCAACGCCTTCTGGGGCACATCCTGTCTACTATACTGTCTCTCCTCACCTCTGAGCTAATCTGTGGGTCTGCATTATCCACACTGAATTGTGTCTTCTTGTATCTCTCTTTAACTTAAAAATACTTATTCactttctgtgtgtatgaggGGGCAGGGTGTGTGCCCTGGGGCACGCACGGAACTCAGGGCACAATCTGCAGGcgttctccctcctctctcctcccaccgcGTGGGTCGTCCATCTTGGGGCCAGCGCCTTTACCTGCCCTCTAGCCATCTTATAAGCCttctgtatctatgtgtgtgtgtgtgtgtatacatatatatatgtatacacacacacacacacacacacacacatatatatatatatatatatatatatatatatatatatatagagagagagagagagagagagagagacagggcttctccatgtaacatgtcctagaactcaatttgtagaccaggttgttctcacactcagagatctgtctgcctctgcctcccgagtgctaggataaaGATATAccccaccactgcctagcttctctattatttctttaagacaaggcctcatgtatcccagactgacctTGGGGCCATCATGTccagttttatgcagtgctggggcttgaacctggGACTTCCTGGatgctaagcaaatgctctaccaagTGAGCCACAGCCCTAACCCGTCATTCTCCATCTTGTGtgtgatcatttttatttctttccctctcttgatgctcattcattcattcattcatccacccattcattcattcatttatttattcattcattcattcattgtccCAAACATCCCTAGAGGCTGCAGAGACATCTCCAGTCCAATGGAAAAGATAAGCAGCAGCCTGTCCTGTGGAATCAGAACTGGCAGCGGGAGGGTAGCAGGGAgatgctggagaggtggtacTGTCAGGAGTTGGGGTCAGAGAAGCCTCAGGGGAGAAAGGATGGCTGGGTGTCTCGCCTGGAGATTTGATCCCGGCGTTCCAagcctgtgtctgtgtgggtgttgaGTGGGGAAAGAGCTGGAATCTAGGGACCAACCGCAGACCAGCACAGAATGCAGAGAGGATACAAACAGACTGGCAAAATACACATCACCCCCAAAATCAAGGCTCCAGTCCCCTAATGTCTTCCTCAGCACCCAGGAGCCTGAGTCCCCACCCCTTATTCCAGCAGCCCCACCATGATTACCTAGAAGGAGGCAGCCCACGTGAAGGAGGGCGGAAGGGCGGGGTGGAGGAATCTGGAATCCTGGCCAGGCTGGTAGCCTGGATGCCTGGGGATCAGCAGGGAAAACCAGCCCGACAGCAAGTCAGAGTGGCAGGAGCTGTCCTCCGTGTCGGTGTCGCAGCTCAGCTCCGCAGGCTGCCATGGAGATCCCCAGGACCTTCCTGCTCGGCCTCCTCGGAATCGGGCTCTACCTGACAGGTACCCACCTGCGCTGAGTCCAATGGGAAGAAGGGTCTGAGGCAGGACTcaccctgggtctgagggaggagggaggagagctgGGCCTGAacccctgggtctgagggaggggGGCTGGACTAGACCCCTGggtgtgagggaggagggctggacctggacccctgggtctgagggaggagggctggacctggacccctgggtctgagggaggagggctgcaCCTGGACCCCTGggtgtgagggaggagggctggacctggacccctgggtctgagggaggagggctggaccTGGACCcctggtctgagggaggagggctgggactTGGACCTCTGAGACTGGGAGAGGAGGGCTAGAGGCTTGTTCTCACGAATCTCGGGATGATGGAGACCATGTGTGTATCCCTTCTCACCCCTCTGCACGCTCACATTGTCATCTCCTCTGACATCGGTCTTCCTTCCTCACCCTGCCCCCCTCCCATTGAGGGAATTTCTGTGGAGCAATCGGGGCTCTCCCTGGAGCTGGCAAGGACCTTAGCTCTTTTTTGGACCCTCTTCTCCTATAGGGACGTACTCACTTGAGCATGGATGGGTCATGAGGGGAGAATTAGATATTGAGCAAACCTCGTGCAAGTCTTAATTTGTGTGCATTTGCTCACCATGGGACACAGTTTGGTTCCAGATGTGTCCCTGTGTTAGCACCCGCTTGTGCTTCTCTGTACCAGATTACAACACTGTAAAAAAATGCAATAGAaaaattttgagacagattctcactgtctcaatgtagaacaggctgacctcaaacttatagaaatccacctgtctctgcctcctgagtgctgggattaaaggcatgcgccaccatgctcagcaataattttaaattttcaaatgttttcacaTGGTGTAGCAgggctgtaatcccagtgtttggccAGCCTCAACTGAattgtgagttctgggccagtctacatgagattgtctcaaaacaacaacaacaaaaattctctGAGGGCCAGTTCTTCTCCTTCACTttctctggaaaaaaagaaaaagaaaaaagatgggtATGTAATTTTGCACCCATATGTCCACTGTCCCTATGCTATTTCCGTGGCTTACATATTCATATCTGTGTGTATTTGGATATTAGGGTGTGttactctctgtgtatttatttgcatgtttctAAATATCCTGTGTCTGTATATGATTTTAAACCACTTAGATGGGTCATTCTTTTCCTTACTCTTTttgtcatgtgtatgtgtatagtatgtgcacacacatgtgcggaGGTCTGAGGTTGGCACCCGgcatcttcctccatcactctctgcCAAGTCATGAGCCCAGACCACCTGGTGATCGAGTCCAGCTGGCTCGCTCGTTCTGGGGACCGCCTCTCTGTACCCTCACACCAGGCTGATGGGTGGGCTGCCACACCTGGGGTCTAACCCTGGCGCTCACACTTGAAGACAAGTTTTACACCCCCACCTGACACAAGCCAGATTCCCAGCCAATGatgtccttctttctttccttccttccttcccttcttcctcttcttcttcttcttcttcttcttcttcttcttcttcttcttcttcttccttccttccttccttccttccttccttccttcccttctttctgtttctttctctgtgtagccctggctgtcctggaactcactctatagaccaggctggtctcagactcagagattcacctgcttcagcttcctgaatgctgggattaaaggcctgcgcctcCACCGCCTGGCAGATGGTGTCATTTCTAACACCATAATTGTgctttttgtgtgggtgtgtgcatgtgattttTCTCTCCCACGATTTTCagccttcttttaaaataaatgtcagctctgtgggaagggggcagaagacaacttgtgggagttgcaCTGGATTCTCTCCCTCCGTCGTGTGAGTCCTGGGCATGGAACTCAGATGGCCAGGTTTGGCGGCAAGCACTTTCACCCGCCGAGCCTTCTTGGCAGCCCCTCTCTCAGCTTCTGGGTCCTCTATCATTATGACACATGCAAAATATGCAGACATCAGAGCCTGTGAGTGGGATGGCTCCCCCTCTAAGTGGCTTTGTTGGGTCTAAGGGTGTCGTATCTATCCTTGTGGGATCTTGGGGAACATGGGCTGCAACCAGGCTGTTCTGCACGCATTATTAAATAGGAGGCTTGCACAGACCTGTGTCAGCACTTAGGCCAGAGTTCACTTGTGTTGCTGGCTCTGTCTATGTGAGACTGCACTCTTCCTACCTGCACGATTTGGGGGTGTCTGTTGAGAAATGGGCAGAGCAGGAGGAAATCGCTTCAGCCCCTTATGCAAATGACTGAGGTCTTTGAGGACCATGGTGGCACTTGGTGATGACACTGCTTTCTCATGGTGACATGAGACACAGCAACTGGTGTGCATCTGGAGCCCTCAGTCCTGTGACAGGTTCCCCCCCGATCTGCTAACACACCCCATCCCTCTCCTAGGCTCCCAGGCCCTACAGTGCTACAGCTTTGAGCACACCTACTTCGGACCCTTCGACCTCAGTGCCATGACATTCCCCAGTGTCTCCTGTCCTCAGGGGTGCTCTGAGGCGATGCTGTTGCTGGACACTGGTGAGGACCTGAGGGCAacaaaagagggggagggagaagacagaggaagagaaaaaggaggagaaggaatggAGGGCGAGAAAGTgatggctgggcatggtggttcatgcctgaaATCATGGCGctcaggaggtagatgcaggGGCACTGTGTTTTtgtgaccagcctgggctacatggcaagacctggtcaaagggaaagagagaaactgGCATGGTAGCACAAATCCAAGCACTTGCAatccttggaaggcagaggcaggaggatcacaagtttaaggtcattcttggctatgtAGCAAACCTTAGACCATCTAGGAGCTatctgaaaccctgtctcagaaaaacaaagaaaccaaacaggGCTGGTAAGACAActcggtggctaagagcactggctgctcctctaggtgatccaggtttggttcccagcacttagATGTGGTTCACACcgactgtaactctagttccaggtggtccaacatcctcttctggcctctgtgagcactgcattGTGCTACGtataaactaaaattaataaaaatctttaaaaacaacagagagactgagagagctgAGGGAAGAAgcggggagaagagagagaggaaagggaaagggtaAATGAGGAACAGGAAATGAAGAAGGAcatagatggggctggagagatggctcagaggctaagagcactggctgctcttccagaggtccagaattcgattcccaacaaccacatggtggctcacaaccatctgtaatgagacctggtgccttccttgccagcagtacattgtatgcttaataaataaataaaatctttaaaaaaaaaaaaaggacagagatgaTAGAAACATGAAATGGACACTGGGCAGAAAGAAAcgtaaaagtaaaacaaagcaagatAGCAGAAGGcagaatggaaggagggaggaggcaaAACTAAGAGAAGGAGACAAGCAGGAGGGAGAATTCACTCCAGGCCTGATGTTCGCCCCAGGGTACCGCTCCCTGGTGACAATCGTCCGGAAGGGATGCTGGACCGGCCCCACCACTGGCCCCATGCAGTCCAACCAGGACGCGCTGCCGCCCGACTACGCGGTGGTCCGTGGCTGCGCAACGGACTTCTGCAACACCCAACTCAAGAACCATGACACCCTCCCCAACCTGAGTCAAGgtgtgcgggggaggggggggaggggggaggctggGGGTTGGAGGAGGGAAGGCGAGACTGGGAAGACAGGGCTGGGCTGGAGGGAAGGGGCGGGACTGGAGatgtgtgggtggggtgggagagatggggaCGGGACTGGAGAGGTcggaggtgggggctggagagaggtcggggcggggctagagaggtggggctggggctgaagaggtggggGTGGACTGGAGTGGCGAGAGGCCTCCGTTGAGTGCTGCTAAGGTTGTGGGATGCCAGGTTCCACTTTGGCATGAGAAGATGCAGCAAGCAGCCAGCACTGCAGCCAGAAGCGACCTATCTAACTACAGGTCTAACGTATCTACTGTTTTCTACAAGCACCTGACCCACCGACGCTCAGTGGCACCGAGTGCTATGCCTGCTTGGGGACCCGCCCTGAAGACTGTTCCCCTGAGAGGTCCCGAAGGGTCCAGTGCCACCAGGACCAGAGCGTCTGTTTCCAGGGCAATGGCCGGATGAACATTGGTGAGGGGCTGGAACGGTGGGACGGCCTAGGATAGAGACGTGGGGGCGCTGAAGACCTGAAGGCAGAGACAACAGAGAGGCATAGTTCTCTGTGGCCTTGGTCTGAGAGAGGAGGTATGGCACTTGTCTGAAGAAGGCACGGCTCTGATCTAAGGAAAAAGTCTATAGACTGAGGTAGGAGGTCTATTGTGCTGTGAAGGAGACATGGCTTTGGTCTGAGGGAGAAGGCTTGTCTGCACTCTGAGAGATGTGGCTCTGGTCTTCAGAAAGACCTAACAGGACGCAGGCCTGCCCCTGCCTGCTAAGGCAGAGCTCACGGGAGACCCTCCGGTGGCCTGACCCCTCCTCCCTGTCCATTCAGGCAACTTCTCAGTGCCCGTGTACATCCGAACCTGCCACCGGCCCTCCTGTACCACCATGGGCACCACCAGCCCCTGGACATCCATCGACCTGCAGGGCTACTGCTGCGAGG
This genomic window from Chionomys nivalis chromosome 2, mChiNiv1.1, whole genome shotgun sequence contains:
- the Lypd5 gene encoding ly6/PLAUR domain-containing protein 5 encodes the protein MEIPRTFLLGLLGIGLYLTGSQALQCYSFEHTYFGPFDLSAMTFPSVSCPQGCSEAMLLLDTGYRSLVTIVRKGCWTGPTTGPMQSNQDALPPDYAVVRGCATDFCNTQLKNHDTLPNLSQAPDPPTLSGTECYACLGTRPEDCSPERSRRVQCHQDQSVCFQGNGRMNIGNFSVPVYIRTCHRPSCTTMGTTSPWTSIDLQGYCCEGHLCNRDSVTQTIPGVASPAPPQAPRILILLFVAPLLAIALGGSLRLPA